In Thermoplasmata archaeon, the DNA window GAGAAAAGCGACGGCGATTCTGGACGAGGAGCTCGCGGGCTGCGGGGCCTTCCAGTACATGGCGATTCTTCACGAGGACCGCGTAACGGGCATAAGGAAAGGAAGGAGGGAATTCGGGCACCAGATCGAGGTCCGCTGCTGGAGCAGCACCGACGCCGTCACCGCTGAGCCGGTGCCCCTCCCCTTTGCGACGCTGGAGAAAATCGCTGCGAGAATCACTGGCGAGGTCAGGGGCGTGGTCAGCGTGACCTACAACATCACCAGAAAGCCGCCGTCCACGATGGAGGCCGTGTGAGATTGAGGAGAGAGAAGGACCTGTGGCTGAATGCTGAATCGGCGGGCTGCGGCGCCGGCCCGGCCCTGCGCGCGCGGACCGTGGCAAGTTAATGGTGTGATGGAGGCCGACCTGAGAGAAAAAGGAGCTCCGGGGGCAGGGGGCGGCCCCGGGGATCGATGCGGTGAGATGTGAGGGGGGTCCGGGCGGGCATGGTCCTGAAGGTGGGTGTGGTCGCGGTCCAGGGCGCTGTCTCGGAGCACCTCGAGGCTTTCCAGAGAGCCTTCAGGGACATGGGCCGGGAGGGAGAGGCGGTTCCGGTGCGCAGGCCGGCGGACATGGAGGGCGTTCAGGCCCTCGCGATTCCGGGCGGCGAGAGCACGACAATTTCCCGGCTGCTGAGGAGGACGGGCCTCTTCGAGCTGATTAAAAGGCGCGCGGAGGAGGGGATGCCGGTGCTCGGCACCTGCGCCGGCTTGGTTCTTCTCGCGAAAGAGGGAGACGAGGAGGTCCGGAGGAGCGGGACGGAGCTGATGGGCCTGATGGACATGGCGGTCAGGCGGAACGCGTTCGGGCGCCAGAGGGAGTCTTTCGAGGTGGAGCTGGATATCGGAGTTGAGGGCGGGGAGCTCGCAGGCTCCGCCGCGATGCCCGCGGCGCCGGCCCCCGGAGGAGTGCACGGTGGCGAGGCTGGTGTTCGGGAACTACCGGGGCTACCGCGCCCCGGCGACCTCCGGTCGCCTGCGGAGGCGCCAGCCCCCTTAAGGTGTGGAGAGTTCGCGAGGCCCTTCCCGGCGGTATTCATCCGCGCCCCGGCTATCACGAGGGTCTGGGGGGATTGCAGGGCGCTCGCGAGGGTCGGGGAGGCGATCGTGCTCGCGCAGCAGGGGAATATGCTCGCGGCCGCCTTCCACCCGGAGCTCACGGAGGACACGAGAATTCACAGGCTTCTTCTGGAGAGGCTCTGAAAGAAATCTTGGGACGGGTCGGGGACCGGGAGACCTCGAACTTTTATACTTGGCCCCTTTTCTTCATCATCACTCAGAAAATTATATACAATGTAATGAATTATCTTATCACACCGGAAATCATAGAACGATTTCCGTTAGGGCTTTAAAAGTCCTGGTAAAAAGTCGAGGGGGTCGGAATGGAAAAGGAAGAGTCAATATATAAATTACGTCCACTCGATTTCAGAATCGTGTTTCGCATTATTGAAATTCTATATAATTCACCAAGCAAAGAAATGAGATGGACAAAACTCCAGAACTCTGCTGGGTTGAATAGTGACCGCTTTAAAAAATACATCCAGTATTGCCGCACTGAGTCTTTTATCACAATTTTAGAGTTAAGGCATAGACATCGCGCGATTCGTATTGAAGTGAAGGGGATTGAGTTCTATAAATTCTTTTGGGAATATATGCATAAGTGAGAAATCAGATTCAGAATTTTTTTATGCATTGTTTCATTTTAATTTTATTAGTCTTCACATCCTGAGTGCCCGTTTTCTCACCGCCAGCAAGAGCGCTGTGAAAATCGCGGCTAAAACCATTGCGTCACCAGCGCCGGGAATGAGTCCGGCCCTATTTGGAGGATTCTCAACCCTGAATACTGCTGAAAACGTATTCGAGTGCTCCACACCGTCGAATGCGCGGAACTCGAACAGATGCCTCCCGTTCTTCAATGCCTTTGTGTTGAGGGATATCGTCCAGTTCAGGGTCCCGGTCGCGTTCCTCCAGTCATTCCCGTCCACACGCATCTGGACATAAAGCACATCCCTAGTTCCTCTAACGACACTTCCTGAGAATGTGACTCTACCCGTCAGAATCCTGCCGGGTTCCGGCGAGTCAAGAATTATCGAGGGCCTGACGGCGTCGAGAACCTCAATGGTGAAATTCTGCCTCGCCTCTCCCCCCCTGCCGTCGCTCACCTTCAGGGCAACGGTGAAGTTCCCCCTGTGCTTCGGAACCCACGTTACCTCTCCACTGGCCGCATCAACGCTCATGTTCTCCGGACCGGCCTCGAGCGAGTAAACAAGTGTGTCCGAGTCAACGTCGAAGGCCTCGGCTCTGTACACATACGGCCACTCCACATAGGCCACCGTCGGGGGGGCGCTCCTGAACTCGGGCGCGTGGTTGCCCTGGAGCACCTCAATAATGAAGTTCTGATGGCTCTCCAGAACACCGTCCGAAGCCCTGACGGAGACATTTATCTCCCCCGGAACAATTGGAACGAACTCCAGCCTGTTGGTGTCCGTCTCAATGTCCACCCCATCGCCCTTTGCCGAAATATTATATGCCACCGGGTCCAGATTGTCGTCCTCGGCCGTTACCTTATAAAGATAGGGAACATATGTCAGGGCATGCAGCTCCGGCTCGCTCGTTATCCTCGGCGGTCTGTTCGGAACGGACAGCGTATAGTTTTGCTCCTCTGACCCGGCCCCGTCCGAGACAACGATTGAAATTCGGTAGGCTCCCTGCTTTCTCGGGAGCCACTGAATTCTTCCCGATGCTCTGTCAATCGTCATATTCAATGGTGCCTCCGCTAGGCTGTAACTAACGGCGTCGCCGTCGCCGTCCTCTGCGGTGACATTGTAGTAATATATCTGACCCGGCTCGGCCACAAGCGGCGGAGAGCTGACAATCACCGGCCCGTCGTTCACATTCCCTATCACTATCACAAATTCGTTGGAGTCTGTTCTCTGCCCCCACCGGTCCGTGCACGAGACCCTCGCCTCCACGGTTCCCGTCCAGTTGTCGTTCGAATCCCCTGTCCATGAATCCACCGCAACGTATCTGTTGGACCATATCCAGACCCTGACAAAGCTCGAGTTTGTGGAGTAGCCTATGGAGAAATTCAGCTCCTTCTGCGCGTCAACATCGTCCCGGAAATAGCTATAGAGGTCCACGAGGGTCACGCTCAAGCTATCCTCGTAGAAAGGAGTTTCAGGAATCTCCTTGATAAGCTCAGGGAATTCGTCTCGGGTCAGGTTCAGGCCAAAAAGCCGAATTCTCCCGGCGCCCTCGGAGCGGATCTCGAGCGGGACCGGAACGTTCCCCTCCGCGTCTCTGTCCCACTGATGCTCTGTGAGGTATTTGTTCAGGGGATTGGCGAAGTCGGGGATGCTCGCGCTATATTGATACACGATTCTCAAACCGGAGAGCTCCAGCCTGCCGTCGTTCCCGGCGGAGGCCCGAACCGGAACCTCGACATAGGAGTTTCCGTAGGAGTCAGCGGTCGAGCAAGTGGCCGAGCGGAGGAAATCGTTCAACACCGCCGCAAGGTCGCCTGAGCTGAAGCTTCCGTTAACCACTCCCTGGCGGCTCCACACGGTCTCGGACCCTATCGAGACACGAGGGTCGAGAATTCCTCCCGGATTGTCGTGGTGCGTGGTATAGACGAAGGCCCGGCCCGGGCTGCGCGTCGCCTGGTTCGCCAGGTCTCCGACGATGATGTCATCGTAGCCGTCCCCGTTCACGTCCCCGGCGCCCCGGACCCTCTCCGGCGAGGCACCACCGCCCGTGAATCTGAAGTCCGCCGCGCCGTCCATGGAGGCGCCACCGAAGTAGACGTACGTGCTCTCGTTTCCCTCGCGATTCCTCACCACAGCGACGTCGTCGTACCCGTCCCCGTTCAGGTCCCCGGCTCCAGACACCGAGGAGCCGAACTGGTCCCCCATGGCCTCGCCGCTCAGCACAATGTCCGCGACACTGTCCATCGGGTCCCCGCCGAAAAAAATGTATGCCCGGCCGTTGTCGGCCGCGCCCGCGTTCTCGTTCGGCGCACCCACTATCACATCGCCGTATCCATCGCCGTTCACGTCACCGGCTCCGGAGACCGAGTGCCCGAGATTGTCGTCCGCGGCCCTGCCGGAGATCACGACGTCCGCGGCACCGTCCATTTCGGACCCGCCGAAAAATATGAAGGCCCTGCCCGCATTGTTCGCAACCGCGTCGTTCCCCGGCTCCCCCACAATGACGTCGTCGTACCCGTCCCCGTTGACGTCGCCCGCGCCGGACACGACCGACCCGAACATGTTGTACTCGCCGCTCCCGAGCATGCTCACGTCTGGCGCATTGTCCATGCTCTGTCCGCCGAAAAAGATGTAAGCGGCTCCGATCGATTTACCATTCATTTGGCCCCTCCGGGCTCCAATAATAATATCGTCGTATCCGTCACCGTTCACGTCGCCGGCTCCTGAAACCGAGTAGCCGAACTCGTCGGGTCTTTCTTTTCCAAGGAAGATTACATCGGGTGTTTGATTCATATTTTGTTTTCCAAAATATAAAAAGGCGGCCCCGGCCATAGGTTCACCGAGGCAGCTCCCGTATGCACCAACTAGAACATCGTCTAAACCATCTCCATTCACGTCCCCGGCTCTGGAGACGGAGCAACCCAGATACTCGGACATCGCTCCTGTGAAAATTGAATCCGCCTGGCGGTCCACTTTGGGGCCTCCGAAGTAGATATAGGCGCGGCCAGCCTCTTGCTCCGGTGAATCATACCCTTTTGAACCTACTATAACGTCATCGTAGCCATCGCCGTTAAGGTCTCCGGCTCCAGATACGGACCACCCGAACTGGTCGTAGTCATTGACTCCATTGAAGCTGACCAGCTCATAGTCGTCCGGCGGGGGGAGGCAGATGATGTCCATACTGGCCGTTTCCACGGATGCGCTCAGGGGAAGCCTGAGGGATATGCTCCTGATGCCCCCCTGCGAGTCGAACGCAAAAAGAACCGCTTTTTCCCCGGTGGTGAACCGGTCCTGCATCCCCAGGGGTCCGAACCCGGTCTCTCTGAAGGCCCACAGAACCGTGTTGTTGAGAGCTATGGTGATGTTGGCCGGATATGCTGATTCATTCTCCGCGGACGCCATGCCGGTAATGCTCAGCACCGCCCCGGAGAAATAAACTCCGGAGGGAATTCTGAGATTGGCGACGGTGCTGTAGTGGGGCGGGAGGAGTTCCACAATCGCCTCCATGCCCCCGTTCTCGAATGAGGGCCCGGAGGCAGGGGTCGTGAGAGCGCTGAGCGCGAGCAGCAGAATTGTCATTATCACAGCGCTATTCCTCAACCCGGACCCTCTGAGAGATTATATCATTAAGAGGCCTATTTATAATCTTTGATATGAAATTCAAATCGATTTTATCAGCGCTCTTCTCAATGACTGGTCAGGTTTCTGTAGTTTGCGCTGATCAGGCCGAAGCCGGGCTGGAGAATCGCATCCCTGGTGAAATTCGCTATATACCAGACTTCAACATCCTCATCGTCCATGTCCTCACTGTCCAAATATGCGTCTGGAAACTGAGAGAATTGCCCATCGGAATCATATTTAATCACATACCATGTTGAGTATGACTGGCCGCAATCCACAGACTTCATTATGATATTCCTGTCGCCCTCGAGCACCTTTATGCAGTCACGTCCATTTGTTGTTGCGAATGCTCGCTCTTCGTCAACATCTTCCCATTTATCACTGCTATTCCACCACTGGACATCGTTATTGGATTGGCCATCAACATCCGGATTAAAAAGAAAAGGAAACTCCATATATCTGACATAGTCGCCCTCAAGGCACCGGTCGCGGAGGATACCGTTCCCGTCTCTCCATGTCGGATGATTGACCACCCTTATGTGCATGTCTATATTTCCAGCTCCGCTCACGGGGTCCACATTTAGCTGGTACCAGATTTCGATTGTGAAATCTATGGTCTCGTCATCATTGCAATCGAGATTATACTGGGCATCCATCGACGTCGGGTTCTCCGGGTCGGCGTCCTCGTTTCCCTCTTTGTATTCATATGCGCTCGAGAACCTGAATTTGTTGTCCATCGAGCCTCCATAATCATCGAATGGATAGATCACTCTCTCCAGGGAGTCCCAGGTTATCGCGATCCAGGGGATAGTCATATAATTCACATAATAAACATATGGGTCTGGAACGGTGAAATCTCTGTAGCGAATATCCAGAATAGTAAATCCTGATATCCATTCATCCTCATCTTTGTCGTTAAAAATGTAAACAGTTGACCATAGGCCTCTGCTATCACTTTGCGGAAAAGTGTCGTACCATACATCGATACCTGGACTGCTGTTTGGAATTCTTCCCCATGTCTGGCCAGGAGCTACGGCTCCCGAGAACTCCGGGAGTATCGCGAGCAGAACTGTGAGGCATATTGAACCATACAGGATAATGCCCTCCCTTTTCATTCTCGCCACCCGTTACCATAATATAATCACGGCCAATTAATCCTGCCTCCCCCGGAATACGTATTAAAAATACGTATCGAGAATACGTATTTTCGATACATATTTCAGGCCGGTGTTGGTTGCGATTCCAAAAATGATATCACAGCAATATCAGCTATCTTATTCTTGATCGGCCAATCGCGATTAGATGCATTATACCATAAATTTTATATTACTCTATAATAAATAAACTCCGGGTCTAAAAATGAGGGCGCTGGGGGCCGCTATTCTTTTAATTATTGCCATTCTCCCCAGCCCCATCCCGGCCGGCGACATCACCACTTTCCAGGACGGAGCTACGGAGGCCATCGTTCAACTGTTCCGTCCCGGGTTGACCGGATGGGTCAATCTCTCCGTTCCGGCGGGGGCCATTGTCAGGAGCGCCGGGTTCGACGTCTCAAGCGTTGTTAGTGATGGAACCGGAGGGCAGTACCCCGACAGGGTCCGAATCTATCTAAATGAAACGGTCCTCTGGGAGTTCTCGGGCCCCGGCTACGGTGCACTGGGGAGGCAGGACACCTTCCTTTGCGACTCAAAGGAGATGGAGTTCGGCTTCGGGGAAGAGGGTGGGGCCGCGAGCTGCTCAATCCGCCTGATGAGATACGCCGTTGTGAAGAGCGCGAGGATGGAATTGAGCTGCGACGGCGGCGGCTGGTACCGGAAGGTCGGGGGGTTCGGCCCGCAGAAGCACGCGGACTATTTCAGTTTCTCCGTTGCCGGTGCGGGCGATGTGAACGGGGACGGTTATGACGACGTCATAATCGGAGAGCCCATGAATTCGTCCATTGGCCTCCGCTGCGGCCGGGCATATATCTATTTTGGCGGGCCGGTGATCAACAAAACGGCGGACGTCACCCTTACGGGCGAGGGGGAACTCAACTATTTCGGGGTCTCCGTCGCCGGTCCGGGGGACTTGAACGGGGATGGCTTCGATGACGTGATTGTGGGGGCGAGCTACTGCGCTAAAATCGAGCCCCGCAACGACTTATCGAGGGCTTACATCTTTTTCGGAGGGGCTCCCATGGACAGCACCCCCGATATCGTCCTCGAGGGTGCGCCCAACAGCTCGTTCGGAATTTCTGTGGCGGGCGCCGGAGACGTCAACGGGGACGAATTCCCGGATGTCGTTGTCGGCGCCCCCAATACGACCAACCAGTACGGCGCGGGAAGGGCGTTCGTGTACTTCGGGGGCCCGGACATGGACAACGTCTCCGATGCTGTCCTGAGCGGCGGGGGCTGGGGGGACGGCTTCGGCCGCGCCGTCTCGGGCGCCGGGGACTTTAACAACGACTCTTGGGACGATGTCATAGTGGGCGCCTGCACCGGAGTGGTTGCACCCGAAAGCGACGCGACCGGCAATGGGGCCTGGCTCTTCCTCGGCGGAGAGAACATGGACGGCGTCGCGGACCTGCGGTTCGGCAGCGAAGAGGCGGGGGACCTGTTCGGGGCCACGGTCGCCGGTATCGGGGACGAGAACGGCGATGGCTATGAGGACGTCGTCGTCGGGGCGCCCGGAGCGAACTCGAGCCGCGGCTCGGTCTATGTGTATCTCGGCGGCCCAAAACCAGACAGCGCCGCCGACTTCGTGCTTGACGGCACGAATTCCGGGGACCTCTTCGGGGCATCGGTCTCCGCCGCGGGAGACGTCAATGCGGACGGGCTGGGGGATCTTGTCGTGACAGCTCCCGGGTACCCGCCGGGGACCGAGCCTGGCGCGGGCGCCGCCTTCATGTTCTGCGGGGGGGAGGACATCCGGTGGAACAGGAACCGGTTCTATGTTGGTTACGGCCAGACGGACGGTCCCTTCCTCACCGGAGCCAGCGCGGGTGATGTCGACGGAGATGGTCACGACGAGGTGATTCTGGGCGCGCCCGTTAACGACATCTGTGGACTCTATGCCCACGGGGACGACGGCATCGACAGGCCGGAGCTCGAGGTCGGGGGAAGGGATGTATGGATGAAGACGAGTTATTTCAAGGGCACGGAGACAACCTTGCCCTTCCCGAACATCCTTCAAAATTTCCTGTGCTCCTAGCCGCCCGTAAAAAATGACTCCTCCGGCAATGTGTATGCTGATGTTCCGGTCACCCTGAGAGCAAGGGGGTGGGGAAGGGTTGTGATAAAGAATCTGGAGATCAACTACAGCTACAGGACCACCGTGCCCGACTTCGCTGAAACGCTCCGGAACTATCTCGCCGCCCGGGGGCCTAGTGAGGATGACGCTGGAGAGATCACAGTCCCCATCAAAGTGAACTCCGCCACACCTGGCGCGCTCAGGCTGCTCAACCTCAAGATAGCCATTGACGGCCCCCCCGTGCTGAGATCGGAGATTCCGGACCTCCGGCTACCGGAAGACACAACGCAAGCGAGCCTTATCGACCTCCGGGACTATTTCAGGGACGACTACGATCCTCCCGGGGCGCTCGGGTTCTGCGCTACCGCCCTCACGAACGGGAGCGTCGTGGCCGTGGGAATTTCTGAGGGCTACTATCTCTCTGTCGACTCCCGGAGCTCCCCCCTGAGCGAGAACTGGACGGGTGAGGTCCTGGCCGTCGTCGTGTGCTCGGACAGCAACAGCCAGACCGCTCGGTCGAACGAGTTCAGGATAGTTATTTACAATACCAACGACCCCCCCGTCATCGTCAGCGGCGCGCCCCCCGGCGGATACACGGGCGAGAAATACATTTTCCAGTTCGCGGCGGTGGACGGGGACGGGGACGCAGTAAATTACACGCTGGTAAAAGGTCCCACTGGAATGACGGTCAACTCCTCATCCGGCCTGCTCTGCTGGCCCTGGCCCATAAAGGGCGCCTACGAGCTTGTGGTTGAAGTCTCGGATGGTATGGCTAGCACCACATCGAGCTATATTCTTATTGTGT includes these proteins:
- the pdxT gene encoding pyridoxal 5'-phosphate synthase glutaminase subunit PdxT; protein product: MVLKVGVVAVQGAVSEHLEAFQRAFRDMGREGEAVPVRRPADMEGVQALAIPGGESTTISRLLRRTGLFELIKRRAEEGMPVLGTCAGLVLLAKEGDEEVRRSGTELMGLMDMAVRRNAFGRQRESFEVELDIGVEGGELAGSAAMPAAPAPGGVHGGEAGVRELPGLPRPGDLRSPAEAPAPLRCGEFARPFPAVFIRAPAITRVWGDCRALARVGEAIVLAQQGNMLAAAFHPELTEDTRIHRLLLERL
- a CDS encoding FG-GAP-like repeat-containing protein → MRALGAAILLIIAILPSPIPAGDITTFQDGATEAIVQLFRPGLTGWVNLSVPAGAIVRSAGFDVSSVVSDGTGGQYPDRVRIYLNETVLWEFSGPGYGALGRQDTFLCDSKEMEFGFGEEGGAASCSIRLMRYAVVKSARMELSCDGGGWYRKVGGFGPQKHADYFSFSVAGAGDVNGDGYDDVIIGEPMNSSIGLRCGRAYIYFGGPVINKTADVTLTGEGELNYFGVSVAGPGDLNGDGFDDVIVGASYCAKIEPRNDLSRAYIFFGGAPMDSTPDIVLEGAPNSSFGISVAGAGDVNGDEFPDVVVGAPNTTNQYGAGRAFVYFGGPDMDNVSDAVLSGGGWGDGFGRAVSGAGDFNNDSWDDVIVGACTGVVAPESDATGNGAWLFLGGENMDGVADLRFGSEEAGDLFGATVAGIGDENGDGYEDVVVGAPGANSSRGSVYVYLGGPKPDSAADFVLDGTNSGDLFGASVSAAGDVNADGLGDLVVTAPGYPPGTEPGAGAAFMFCGGEDIRWNRNRFYVGYGQTDGPFLTGASAGDVDGDGHDEVILGAPVNDICGLYAHGDDGIDRPELEVGGRDVWMKTSYFKGTETTLPFPNILQNFLCS
- a CDS encoding FG-GAP-like repeat-containing protein, whose protein sequence is MRNSAVIMTILLLALSALTTPASGPSFENGGMEAIVELLPPHYSTVANLRIPSGVYFSGAVLSITGMASAENESAYPANITIALNNTVLWAFRETGFGPLGMQDRFTTGEKAVLFAFDSQGGIRSISLRLPLSASVETASMDIICLPPPDDYELVSFNGVNDYDQFGWSVSGAGDLNGDGYDDVIVGSKGYDSPEQEAGRAYIYFGGPKVDRQADSIFTGAMSEYLGCSVSRAGDVNGDGLDDVLVGAYGSCLGEPMAGAAFLYFGKQNMNQTPDVIFLGKERPDEFGYSVSGAGDVNGDGYDDIIIGARRGQMNGKSIGAAYIFFGGQSMDNAPDVSMLGSGEYNMFGSVVSGAGDVNGDGYDDVIVGEPGNDAVANNAGRAFIFFGGSEMDGAADVVISGRAADDNLGHSVSGAGDVNGDGYGDVIVGAPNENAGAADNGRAYIFFGGDPMDSVADIVLSGEAMGDQFGSSVSGAGDLNGDGYDDVAVVRNREGNESTYVYFGGASMDGAADFRFTGGGASPERVRGAGDVNGDGYDDIIVGDLANQATRSPGRAFVYTTHHDNPGGILDPRVSIGSETVWSRQGVVNGSFSSGDLAAVLNDFLRSATCSTADSYGNSYVEVPVRASAGNDGRLELSGLRIVYQYSASIPDFANPLNKYLTEHQWDRDAEGNVPVPLEIRSEGAGRIRLFGLNLTRDEFPELIKEIPETPFYEDSLSVTLVDLYSYFRDDVDAQKELNFSIGYSTNSSFVRVWIWSNRYVAVDSWTGDSNDNWTGTVEARVSCTDRWGQRTDSNEFVIVIGNVNDGPVIVSSPPLVAEPGQIYYYNVTAEDGDGDAVSYSLAEAPLNMTIDRASGRIQWLPRKQGAYRISIVVSDGAGSEEQNYTLSVPNRPPRITSEPELHALTYVPYLYKVTAEDDNLDPVAYNISAKGDGVDIETDTNRLEFVPIVPGEINVSVRASDGVLESHQNFIIEVLQGNHAPEFRSAPPTVAYVEWPYVYRAEAFDVDSDTLVYSLEAGPENMSVDAASGEVTWVPKHRGNFTVALKVSDGRGGEARQNFTIEVLDAVRPSIILDSPEPGRILTGRVTFSGSVVRGTRDVLYVQMRVDGNDWRNATGTLNWTISLNTKALKNGRHLFEFRAFDGVEHSNTFSAVFRVENPPNRAGLIPGAGDAMVLAAIFTALLLAVRKRALRM